In Brevibacillus brevis, a genomic segment contains:
- a CDS encoding MBL fold metallo-hydrolase, producing MEIAKNVHMLHLPFREMAIHPTMLFDGDTAVLVDTGFPGQMEELRAAMEQAGVALHQLAAVILTHQDIDHIGNLPELISQGTRQLNVYAHELERPYIEGDLPPIRDPQLAPLPKGKVTRTLADGEVLPYCGGIRVIHTPGHTEGHISLYLMQSKTLLAGDSLYSVNGTLMGVHAPTALDVDTARRSLKKYNAFDISSVICYHGGISTENIQEQIRAL from the coding sequence ATGGAAATTGCCAAGAATGTCCACATGCTCCATCTTCCGTTTCGCGAGATGGCGATCCACCCCACTATGCTCTTCGATGGCGACACCGCTGTCCTGGTCGACACCGGATTCCCTGGACAGATGGAAGAGCTGCGAGCAGCCATGGAGCAGGCAGGCGTTGCGCTTCATCAGCTCGCGGCGGTGATTTTGACTCACCAGGATATCGACCATATCGGGAACTTGCCGGAGCTCATAAGCCAGGGTACACGCCAACTGAATGTGTACGCGCATGAGCTGGAACGCCCTTATATCGAAGGAGATCTGCCGCCGATCAGAGACCCTCAGCTCGCCCCCCTTCCCAAAGGCAAGGTCACGCGCACTCTGGCTGACGGCGAGGTGCTTCCTTACTGCGGCGGAATTCGCGTCATCCACACTCCGGGCCATACGGAAGGACACATCAGCCTCTACCTGATGCAAAGCAAAACGCTGCTGGCCGGAGATTCGCTGTACAGCGTTAACGGGACGCTGATGGGCGTCCATGCCCCCACCGCGCTGGACGTAGATACAGCCCGGCGTTCGCTGAAAAAGTACAACGCTTTCGACATCTCCTCCGTCATCTGTTACCACGGAGGGATCAGCACCGAAAACATCCAGGAGCAGATTCGCGCTTTGTAA
- a CDS encoding MoxR family ATPase: MANASLDSLLGCINRVIVGKEEQIRLLTVALLARGHVLLEDLPGMGKTVLAKTLAQAIGGTYHRVQFTADLLPSDVIGLHVYNQRTQEFELRKGPVFADVLLADEINRATPRTQSGLLEGMEERQVTIEGITLPLPDAMFVIATQNPIESEGTYPLPEAQMDRFLFKLSLGYGTREDSREMLRRFRSESPLAEITPVIRVEEIAALQREVTQVHVSQAVEDYVIDLTEATRSHRSVEVGISPRAMLALLRCSQAAAFLAGRAYVLPDDVKWVFPSLATHRIRLSMEAELHVTEAEVVQQILQSVPTPVEESV, from the coding sequence ATGGCAAACGCTTCTCTGGACAGCCTGCTCGGCTGCATCAACCGTGTCATTGTCGGAAAAGAGGAACAAATCCGGCTGCTCACCGTCGCGCTGCTTGCCCGCGGCCACGTCCTGCTGGAGGATCTGCCCGGCATGGGAAAAACGGTGCTGGCCAAGACGCTGGCACAAGCCATCGGAGGAACCTATCACCGGGTGCAATTTACCGCCGACCTTTTGCCCTCGGACGTCATCGGGCTGCACGTGTACAATCAGCGCACCCAGGAATTTGAGCTGCGCAAAGGTCCGGTATTCGCGGACGTCCTGCTCGCCGACGAGATCAATCGGGCCACGCCGCGCACGCAGTCCGGCCTGCTCGAAGGCATGGAGGAACGCCAGGTCACCATCGAAGGAATTACACTGCCCTTGCCCGACGCCATGTTCGTCATCGCGACCCAGAACCCGATCGAGTCGGAAGGCACCTATCCGCTGCCCGAGGCGCAAATGGACCGTTTTCTGTTCAAGCTGTCGCTCGGCTACGGCACGCGCGAGGATTCCCGGGAGATGCTCAGACGGTTTCGCAGCGAATCCCCTTTAGCCGAGATCACGCCTGTCATCCGTGTAGAGGAGATCGCTGCCCTGCAGCGGGAAGTGACACAGGTGCATGTAAGCCAGGCGGTAGAGGACTACGTCATCGATCTGACGGAAGCCACGCGCTCGCATCGCTCGGTGGAAGTGGGAATCAGTCCGCGTGCCATGCTCGCCCTGCTCCGCTGCTCGCAGGCCGCCGCGTTTCTCGCCGGTCGCGCCTACGTTTTGCCGGACGATGTCAAATGGGTCTTCCCGAGCCTCGCCACGCACCGGATTCGCCTGTCGATGGAAGCCGAGCTGCACGTGACCGAGGCGGAAGTCGTGCAGCAAATTTTGCAAAGCGTGCCGACACCTGTCGAAGAAAGCGTGTGA
- a CDS encoding citrate synthase/methylcitrate synthase produces the protein MTKQHTLAIGLDGIAVAETDLSLVDGINGLLVYRGHWARDLAIHHTFEEVAHLLWFGHLPSAEELADLSGKLKANRELPEHVKGILKLIPADVDMMSVLRTGVSALGSPANGWPPTIDEVISLAAKMPTIVAYRYNCLQGREPLGPNPELDHTANYLYMLKGEKPNPAHVRALDAYLILTQEHGMNASTFAGRVVSSTESDLVSAITAAIGTLKGPLHGGAPSEVTEMIEAIGTKENAEPWLRSKLENGGRLMGFGHRVYKTVDPRATALRVVASELSANDPWFDLATHVEKVGLKLLEEYKPGRKLNTNVEFFAAAVMRAVGLEDDLFTPTFAVSRVVGWSAHVLEQAGKNRIIRPQSNYVGSMPE, from the coding sequence ATGACGAAACAACATACGTTGGCAATTGGACTGGATGGCATCGCTGTGGCAGAAACAGACCTGAGTCTGGTAGACGGAATCAACGGCTTGCTTGTTTACCGCGGACATTGGGCGCGTGATTTGGCCATTCATCATACGTTTGAAGAAGTGGCCCACTTGCTCTGGTTCGGACATTTGCCCAGTGCAGAGGAACTGGCGGACCTGAGCGGCAAGCTGAAAGCGAATCGGGAGCTGCCTGAACATGTGAAAGGCATCCTGAAGCTCATACCGGCGGACGTGGACATGATGAGCGTGCTGCGCACAGGCGTGTCCGCGCTGGGGAGCCCGGCAAACGGCTGGCCTCCAACGATTGACGAAGTGATCTCGCTGGCGGCGAAAATGCCTACGATCGTCGCCTATCGATACAACTGTCTGCAAGGCCGCGAGCCTCTCGGGCCAAACCCCGAGCTGGACCATACGGCCAACTACCTGTACATGCTCAAGGGCGAAAAGCCGAATCCCGCACATGTTCGCGCCCTGGATGCGTACCTGATTCTGACGCAGGAGCACGGGATGAATGCCTCGACCTTCGCCGGGCGGGTCGTCAGTTCGACCGAGTCCGATCTGGTCTCCGCCATCACGGCGGCCATCGGCACGCTGAAGGGACCGCTGCACGGCGGTGCGCCTTCCGAGGTGACGGAAATGATCGAAGCGATCGGGACGAAGGAAAACGCCGAGCCGTGGCTGCGCAGCAAGCTGGAGAACGGCGGACGCCTGATGGGCTTCGGCCACCGCGTATACAAAACGGTCGATCCGCGCGCGACCGCCCTGCGTGTCGTCGCGTCTGAGCTGTCCGCGAACGATCCGTGGTTTGACCTGGCGACCCATGTGGAAAAAGTAGGCTTGAAGCTGCTGGAGGAATACAAGCCGGGGCGCAAGCTGAACACCAACGTCGAGTTTTTCGCCGCTGCCGTCATGCGGGCGGTCGGTTTGGAGGACGATCTGTTCACCCCGACGTTTGCCGTGAGCCGCGTCGTGGGCTGGAGCGCGCACGTGCTGGAACAGGCGGGCAAAAACCGGATCATTCGTCCGCAGTCGAACTATGTCGGCTCGATGCCGGAGTAA
- a CDS encoding LysR family transcriptional regulator — translation MDFRVLQTFMVAATTENFHQTAEALYIAQPTVSQHIRQLEKELGIELFERVGKRVRLTAAGKRFLPHAKALLEQWHHGVEDLQAWRQGYREKLQIAVSPIIARARLSHLLHRYTKLYPDVDLAIKIADSVEIGPLVQSGQADLGLTRMVPGEYQLATYLLYEDPVVFVVPTNGGDMEAPLPDWEAELATKRLLTHNHPGYWDELLLLLRQRGLSLRTMAVSQVDITKRFIEDGLGVSFLPRTAVTRDLFENRFIELTTPGLVLPKVASYLVAPKGGISHTAQHFVDILYSLYAPMPPVVISGRT, via the coding sequence GTGGATTTTCGCGTGCTGCAAACGTTTATGGTCGCGGCCACGACGGAGAATTTCCATCAGACGGCCGAGGCGTTGTACATCGCGCAGCCGACCGTCAGTCAGCATATACGGCAATTGGAAAAGGAACTTGGAATTGAGCTGTTTGAGCGGGTAGGCAAGCGGGTGCGCCTGACAGCTGCGGGCAAGAGGTTTTTGCCGCATGCGAAAGCACTTCTGGAGCAGTGGCATCACGGAGTAGAGGATTTGCAGGCGTGGCGGCAAGGGTATCGGGAAAAGCTGCAGATAGCCGTCTCGCCGATCATCGCCCGCGCCCGCCTGTCCCACTTGCTGCATCGCTACACCAAGCTGTACCCGGATGTCGATCTGGCCATCAAAATCGCCGATTCGGTGGAGATCGGCCCGCTGGTGCAGAGCGGACAAGCTGATCTCGGTCTGACGCGGATGGTTCCGGGGGAGTATCAGCTCGCGACGTATTTGCTGTACGAAGACCCGGTCGTGTTCGTCGTGCCGACCAACGGCGGAGATATGGAGGCCCCGCTGCCGGATTGGGAGGCGGAGCTTGCGACCAAACGGCTCTTGACGCACAATCACCCCGGATATTGGGACGAGCTTTTGCTGCTGCTGCGCCAGCGCGGCTTGTCCTTGCGCACCATGGCCGTCTCCCAGGTAGACATCACCAAGCGCTTTATCGAGGACGGATTGGGCGTCTCGTTTTTGCCCCGCACGGCCGTGACGAGGGATTTGTTTGAGAACCGGTTTATCGAGCTGACCACGCCTGGACTCGTCTTGCCGAAGGTCGCTTCCTACCTCGTGGCACCGAAGGGGGGCATCAGCCACACGGCGCAGCATTTCGTGGATATTTTGTATTCCTTGTACGCACCCATGCCACCCGTGGTCATCTCGGGCAGAACCTGA
- a CDS encoding DUF58 domain-containing protein: MNTKQNFHVIGFLLLLFALFSGSWFLWLLGGLFFFMPAAQSWWTGNMRRWVKLEWTCDQNRVMPETPVHVTVRMHNRSWLPLPATWLRLTLPDHVTVEGADEVRQSHQRTVVRLRMDLPWRQSAERTLILTPHKRGMVWISEIQTESLPLFADETSAIPFPLSFSLLVYPLPLPLPAISLHDSEPDGSRLSRQRRQEDATFQRGVRPYIPGDRLKHINWKATAKTGALATRVFEHTARPDWRIVGHLLPSYEPLQQRHNVTVNERTISCLAALSVLCRKRSLGYDLYMSVKQRGRDHFHQPAGSGKNHHLHVMTQLAQINHFVTTPLAPILRRLEESPSREAILLVTPRLDEGIEEAIGRLLRRGHQVAVLDVSEEQAVLRRYESSRIARERREIAR; this comes from the coding sequence ATGAATACGAAGCAAAACTTTCACGTCATCGGCTTTCTCCTTCTTTTGTTTGCCTTGTTTTCCGGGAGCTGGTTTCTCTGGCTGCTCGGCGGCCTGTTCTTTTTCATGCCGGCCGCACAGAGCTGGTGGACGGGAAACATGCGCCGCTGGGTCAAGCTCGAGTGGACCTGCGATCAAAACCGGGTCATGCCCGAAACCCCTGTGCACGTAACCGTGCGCATGCACAATCGCTCCTGGCTGCCGCTCCCGGCCACTTGGCTGCGCTTGACCCTGCCCGACCACGTCACAGTCGAGGGAGCGGATGAAGTGCGGCAGAGCCATCAGCGGACGGTGGTGCGCCTGCGCATGGACCTGCCCTGGCGGCAGAGCGCGGAGCGTACGCTCATTCTCACGCCGCACAAGCGCGGGATGGTCTGGATCAGCGAGATTCAAACCGAATCCCTTCCCCTGTTCGCGGACGAGACGAGCGCCATCCCGTTTCCCCTCTCCTTTTCCTTGCTCGTCTATCCGTTGCCGTTGCCGCTTCCGGCTATTTCCCTCCATGATTCCGAGCCGGACGGCAGCAGGCTCTCCCGCCAGCGCAGGCAGGAAGATGCCACCTTCCAGCGCGGGGTACGCCCGTACATCCCCGGCGACCGGCTCAAGCACATCAACTGGAAGGCGACTGCCAAGACCGGCGCGCTGGCTACCCGTGTATTCGAGCATACCGCCCGCCCCGACTGGCGGATTGTCGGGCATCTTTTGCCTTCGTACGAGCCGTTGCAGCAGCGGCACAATGTCACCGTCAACGAGCGGACCATTTCCTGCCTGGCGGCGCTGTCGGTCCTTTGTCGCAAGCGTTCGCTCGGCTACGACCTGTACATGAGTGTGAAACAGCGCGGACGGGATCACTTTCATCAGCCGGCAGGCAGCGGCAAAAACCATCACCTGCACGTGATGACCCAGCTCGCCCAGATCAATCACTTCGTCACGACGCCGCTCGCTCCCATCCTGCGGAGGCTGGAGGAGAGCCCCTCCAGGGAGGCGATTCTGCTCGTGACACCTCGCCTGGACGAGGGTATCGAGGAGGCGATCGGGCGACTGCTGCGGCGCGGGCACCAGGTCGCCGTTTTGGATGTTTCGGAGGAGCAGGCCGTGCTGCGGCGGTATGAATCCTCGCGCATAGCCCGCGAAAGGAGGGAAATCGCCCGATGA
- a CDS encoding ATP-binding protein yields the protein MDRLIKEFRLVTYFFQWVLLLAFCFFYMDAPDSDSRSFALFLLVVLAYVAVLFYALPRKRWFLLGLVDMGMALFFIIQTGKWNSPFMLYAYSTMLWLMVVLRLEQVLLIVVLFMLSASLLQDWPLFTVIPPTMNFDKLRLLLDITLWVSMAFCFFALLRAFKTAYAKCYQVYLYVRKVASNPALDLCTATERMVRRVFRAEQAYLCLYQERDAGGDWKREYFLNALLDAGAEEWERASIRLLDDYSGRKDTYVCKPLRLDEAAWGCLLFSVPPKRILNRGDHLLLRLISLIVCQQGKQNRARYELAQSLHEEMRRNLAQDMHDGLAQQLFFLSAQMYQLKRSLPPEVRSSLEERLEQIEERIKWCHGEVRHTITHLRAFRESEQLSEAIEQLLRRMTVGTDLQVSFSSKGRVLEEELPVLNAIYRMVEEAAANAVKHARAKVLSVSVEASSVQVKVRVRDDGIGFSAEEDTREDNRYGVVGMRERIAQVGGTLHIRSKPSEGTEVMAIIPRKGVEMYG from the coding sequence ATGGATCGATTGATAAAAGAATTTCGGCTGGTGACGTATTTTTTTCAATGGGTGCTCCTGCTCGCTTTCTGTTTTTTTTATATGGACGCCCCGGATTCGGATTCTCGGTCGTTCGCTTTGTTTTTGCTCGTCGTTCTGGCTTATGTGGCTGTTCTTTTCTACGCGCTTCCGCGGAAACGCTGGTTCTTGCTCGGACTGGTCGACATGGGGATGGCTTTGTTTTTCATCATCCAGACCGGAAAGTGGAACAGTCCGTTTATGCTCTACGCGTACTCCACGATGCTCTGGCTCATGGTGGTGCTGCGACTGGAGCAAGTCCTTCTCATCGTCGTCCTGTTCATGCTGTCCGCTTCCCTTCTTCAGGATTGGCCGCTCTTCACCGTGATCCCGCCCACCATGAATTTCGACAAGCTCCGCCTTCTTCTCGACATCACCTTGTGGGTCAGTATGGCCTTTTGCTTTTTCGCTTTGCTGCGAGCATTTAAAACGGCGTATGCGAAATGCTACCAAGTCTACCTGTATGTCCGAAAGGTCGCATCCAACCCGGCGCTTGACCTTTGTACGGCTACGGAGAGGATGGTGCGACGTGTCTTCCGTGCGGAGCAGGCGTATTTGTGTCTCTATCAGGAGCGGGATGCAGGGGGAGACTGGAAGCGGGAATACTTCTTGAATGCCTTGCTGGACGCGGGCGCAGAGGAATGGGAGCGTGCGTCCATCCGGCTGTTGGACGACTACTCCGGACGCAAGGATACATACGTATGCAAGCCGCTGAGACTGGACGAAGCCGCATGGGGCTGCCTGCTGTTTTCCGTGCCGCCCAAGCGGATTTTGAACCGGGGTGACCATTTGCTTTTGCGTCTGATTTCCTTGATCGTTTGCCAGCAAGGGAAACAGAACCGCGCCCGTTATGAGCTGGCCCAATCGCTGCACGAGGAAATGCGGCGAAACCTCGCGCAGGACATGCACGATGGGCTGGCCCAGCAGCTGTTTTTTTTGTCCGCCCAGATGTACCAGCTGAAGCGTTCGCTCCCGCCGGAGGTGAGAAGCAGCCTGGAGGAAAGGCTGGAGCAGATCGAAGAGCGGATCAAATGGTGCCATGGAGAAGTCCGGCATACGATCACGCACCTGCGGGCGTTTCGGGAGTCGGAGCAGCTGTCTGAAGCGATCGAACAGCTGCTGAGGCGGATGACCGTGGGGACGGATCTGCAAGTGAGCTTTTCCTCCAAAGGACGGGTGCTGGAAGAGGAGCTGCCAGTTCTCAACGCAATATACCGCATGGTGGAGGAAGCGGCGGCCAATGCGGTCAAGCACGCTCGGGCCAAGGTACTTTCTGTCAGCGTGGAAGCATCCTCTGTGCAGGTCAAGGTGAGGGTGCGCGACGATGGCATCGGCTTTTCGGCGGAAGAGGATACGAGAGAAGACAACAGGTATGGGGTCGTAGGGATGAGGGAACGAATCGCTCAGGTGGGCGGAACGCTGCATATCCGCTCCAAACCCAGTGAAGGAACGGAAGTAATGGCGATCATACCGCGAAAGGGAGTAGAGATGTATGGATAG
- a CDS encoding DUF4129 domain-containing protein has product MTGITIGRWTLAFWLEALLIASALMLFGWMSASVIHFLTFGVIASLLLTLGSLAFHEGSRHPLFHMLLYPIVAAAGVSGYLAFDSWPLALILAALCFWRIHSVASSGVSHANLQRRFVLALMAGLMQLSLAALFETAASPGTFDPSVYYGMLGLTLGSYLLLGSIEFVTREPFIPFRLPAGLRAKLGGQVVASHSLITLGFVLVASVVLGALGMLWSWVKGPLGSSLYWLIEPVLKQLAAWSESLTGAFEKDGKVNDLLDNQGQGSDAPYLPDAQGEPLISLLGPYLLAAAALIVVALLGRAIWKRRFRKNGSLEETAPAVTPTAWSPLAEGESDQPLWDVRKWFQKVPGPSDDPVRYVYYQFLQHAAALGKPIYRYETSQEYLRRLMQQWQDPDRLRLAAQITDCYERYRYHEQSLTPDELAAMQQAVKALREKREA; this is encoded by the coding sequence ATGACCGGGATTACAATCGGGCGCTGGACGTTGGCCTTTTGGCTGGAAGCTTTGCTCATTGCCAGCGCCTTGATGCTGTTCGGCTGGATGTCGGCCAGCGTGATTCACTTCCTGACTTTTGGGGTGATCGCCTCGCTGCTGCTCACCCTTGGCAGCCTGGCGTTCCACGAAGGCAGCCGCCACCCTTTGTTCCACATGCTCCTGTATCCCATCGTCGCCGCAGCAGGCGTGTCCGGCTACCTGGCGTTCGATTCCTGGCCGCTCGCTTTGATTCTCGCCGCCCTTTGTTTCTGGAGAATCCATTCCGTCGCCTCGTCCGGCGTCAGCCACGCGAATCTGCAGCGGCGTTTCGTGCTCGCCCTGATGGCCGGCCTCATGCAGTTGTCGCTTGCCGCTTTGTTCGAGACAGCTGCCTCCCCCGGGACGTTCGATCCTTCCGTCTACTACGGAATGCTGGGGCTGACGCTGGGCAGCTACCTGTTGCTTGGTTCGATCGAGTTTGTCACGCGCGAGCCGTTCATCCCGTTCCGCTTGCCGGCAGGGCTCCGTGCCAAGCTCGGCGGTCAGGTGGTGGCATCCCATTCGCTGATCACCCTCGGGTTTGTGCTTGTCGCCTCGGTGGTGCTGGGGGCGCTGGGTATGCTTTGGTCATGGGTAAAAGGCCCGCTCGGAAGCAGCCTGTACTGGCTGATCGAGCCAGTCTTGAAGCAGCTGGCGGCATGGAGCGAAAGCCTGACGGGCGCGTTTGAAAAGGACGGGAAGGTCAACGACCTGCTGGACAATCAGGGACAGGGCTCAGATGCCCCCTATCTTCCGGACGCTCAGGGAGAACCGCTCATCTCGCTGCTGGGGCCGTATTTGCTGGCAGCTGCTGCACTGATCGTCGTTGCCCTGTTGGGCCGCGCGATTTGGAAGCGGCGTTTCCGGAAGAACGGATCGCTCGAGGAAACCGCTCCGGCCGTCACCCCCACTGCCTGGTCTCCGCTCGCCGAGGGAGAGAGCGACCAGCCTCTGTGGGATGTCCGCAAGTGGTTTCAAAAAGTGCCGGGTCCCTCCGATGACCCCGTGCGCTACGTCTACTATCAATTCTTGCAGCATGCTGCCGCGCTGGGAAAGCCGATCTATCGCTACGAGACGAGTCAGGAATACCTGCGACGCCTGATGCAGCAATGGCAGGACCCCGACCGCCTTCGCCTCGCCGCGCAGATTACCGACTGCTACGAGCGGTATCGATACCATGAGCAGTCACTTACCCCGGACGAGCTGGCCGCCATGCAGCAGGCCGTCAAAGCCTTGCGGGAAAAGCGTGAGGCATAA
- a CDS encoding NADH:flavin oxidoreductase/NADH oxidase has product MALLSSPFQVKGLTLKNRIVMPPMCQYSVDAHDGTPTDWHFVHYVSRAIGGTGLIIVEMTDVEPDGRISNGDLGLWSDEQIPAFARIVSEVHKYGAKIGIQIGHAGRKAEDAAVPVSASAIPFPGSRYKTPRALTTEEVQAMVVKFAESARRAVEAGMDTIEIHGAHGYLIHQFHSPLTNKRDDQYGKDPALFGVEVIQAVKKVIPDDMPLIMRVSAVEYVDGGYGLEYSTELCRRYKEAGVDVFHLSSGGEGPIGSAGRPGVHPGYQVPLARAIKQALDVPVIAVGNLDDPKLAEASLGNGDTDLVAVGRGMLRDPYWALHAIRALSPEELQPPKQYGRAF; this is encoded by the coding sequence ATGGCGTTGTTGTCTTCCCCGTTTCAAGTAAAAGGCCTCACGCTGAAAAACCGTATCGTTATGCCGCCGATGTGCCAATACTCGGTGGACGCACACGACGGTACGCCGACGGACTGGCATTTCGTTCATTACGTATCCCGTGCCATCGGAGGAACCGGCCTGATCATCGTAGAGATGACAGACGTAGAGCCGGACGGGCGCATTTCCAACGGTGATCTGGGCTTGTGGTCGGACGAGCAGATTCCGGCGTTTGCCCGCATCGTTTCGGAAGTCCATAAATACGGGGCGAAGATCGGGATTCAGATCGGCCACGCAGGACGCAAGGCCGAAGACGCAGCGGTGCCGGTATCGGCGTCTGCAATCCCCTTCCCGGGCTCCCGCTACAAGACGCCACGTGCCTTGACCACGGAAGAAGTGCAGGCGATGGTCGTCAAATTCGCCGAGTCGGCCAGACGTGCCGTCGAGGCGGGCATGGATACGATCGAAATCCACGGGGCACACGGCTACCTGATCCACCAGTTCCATTCTCCGCTCACGAACAAGCGGGATGACCAGTACGGCAAGGATCCCGCATTGTTTGGCGTCGAAGTGATTCAGGCAGTCAAAAAGGTGATTCCGGATGACATGCCGCTGATCATGCGCGTCTCTGCCGTAGAGTACGTGGACGGCGGCTATGGATTGGAGTACAGCACGGAGCTGTGCCGCCGATACAAGGAAGCAGGCGTCGACGTCTTCCACTTGTCCAGCGGCGGGGAAGGTCCGATCGGCTCCGCAGGGCGTCCGGGCGTGCACCCGGGCTATCAAGTGCCGCTGGCGCGCGCGATCAAGCAGGCGCTGGACGTACCTGTGATCGCTGTCGGCAACCTGGACGATCCCAAGCTGGCGGAAGCGTCGCTCGGAAACGGCGACACCGATCTGGTGGCCGTCGGCCGTGGCATGCTGCGCGACCCGTATTGGGCGCTGCATGCGATTCGCGCGCTCTCGCCGGAGGAGCTCCAGCCGCCGAAGCAGTACGGACGGGCGTTTTAA
- a CDS encoding DUF6583 family protein has product METQVNVNAPRKSFKKPLLIIGAAAVVVLGGLGTAYAKLDLFKSAKTIYLQSEAESMLKFSDNVSKVYGEYEDYMKPYLEKPVHSTTELSDITIDAAVSDPQAQKVLDLLKNAKLVMQSNIDEQKKQQSGNVEVQLEGKKLATLDYFINDTVFGFRLPEFYSKYGYFDLKDREALQQKIGQDLPKKFTTYRDMYNAVAFKQDEVKSVLTPYALIYANSLKDSQVTMKKDVSFSEEGFQSSAREVTVSFSEEEARSLAKQIAEKAKSDQQLFDLIYTRYHNVASLLADSGYEVNELSKEEFKKEYDKGLDDMLADLKKEGSNSKEQLKMVMLIDGDHQILSRKLYFTGDQNNEEQVFWNSVSYEKGADSYYRYSFHDPEDSKRNELTVTYKASEKSGKTNGTVTVTAKESDTPMFDLKTTFETSKEDKKESGKYDFTVLFADEYEPKPVTFSGNVTMSETKTDNGIDSEGDVKINFNDPSPDMPKGMSFKVKAKQEFGKPLEIPAMSADNSINVATVTDEQMMEVQQEVMESLQKFATEHQDLVQLFSM; this is encoded by the coding sequence ATGGAAACGCAAGTAAACGTGAACGCGCCACGCAAGAGCTTCAAAAAGCCGCTGCTGATCATCGGGGCAGCTGCCGTAGTCGTTCTTGGCGGGCTGGGAACTGCCTACGCCAAGCTGGACTTGTTCAAAAGCGCGAAAACCATCTATCTTCAGTCAGAGGCGGAAAGCATGCTCAAGTTCTCTGACAACGTATCCAAGGTATATGGAGAATACGAAGACTACATGAAGCCTTACTTGGAGAAGCCCGTCCACTCGACTACCGAGCTTAGCGATATTACCATCGATGCGGCAGTTTCCGATCCGCAAGCGCAAAAAGTGCTGGATCTTCTCAAGAACGCCAAGCTGGTCATGCAAAGCAATATCGATGAGCAAAAGAAGCAGCAGTCCGGAAATGTGGAAGTTCAGCTTGAGGGCAAAAAGCTGGCCACTCTCGACTACTTCATCAACGACACCGTTTTCGGCTTCCGTCTGCCCGAGTTTTACAGCAAATACGGCTATTTCGATCTGAAGGATCGCGAAGCCCTGCAGCAAAAGATTGGCCAGGATCTGCCGAAAAAATTCACGACCTACCGCGACATGTACAATGCAGTGGCCTTCAAGCAGGATGAAGTGAAGAGCGTGCTCACGCCTTATGCATTGATCTACGCCAACAGCCTGAAAGACAGCCAAGTGACGATGAAAAAGGATGTGTCCTTCTCGGAAGAAGGCTTCCAGTCCAGCGCCCGCGAAGTGACCGTGAGCTTTAGCGAAGAGGAAGCTCGCAGCCTGGCGAAGCAAATCGCGGAGAAAGCCAAATCCGACCAACAGCTGTTCGACTTGATCTACACCCGCTACCACAATGTAGCTTCCCTGCTTGCGGACAGCGGCTATGAGGTCAACGAACTTTCCAAGGAAGAGTTCAAGAAGGAATACGACAAAGGCCTTGACGACATGCTGGCAGACCTCAAGAAAGAGGGCAGCAATTCGAAGGAGCAGCTGAAGATGGTCATGCTGATCGACGGCGACCATCAAATCCTGTCTCGCAAGCTCTATTTCACAGGCGATCAAAACAACGAGGAGCAAGTCTTCTGGAACAGTGTCTCCTATGAAAAAGGCGCCGATTCGTACTATCGCTATTCCTTCCACGATCCGGAAGATTCCAAGCGCAATGAATTGACCGTGACTTACAAGGCTTCCGAAAAAAGCGGCAAGACGAACGGCACGGTCACGGTTACCGCGAAAGAGTCCGACACGCCGATGTTCGATTTGAAAACGACCTTCGAAACATCCAAGGAAGACAAGAAAGAAAGCGGTAAGTACGACTTCACCGTGTTGTTCGCAGACGAATACGAGCCAAAACCGGTCACCTTCTCCGGAAATGTGACGATGTCCGAGACCAAGACCGACAACGGCATCGACTCCGAAGGCGATGTCAAAATCAACTTCAACGACCCGTCCCCGGATATGCCGAAGGGCATGAGCTTCAAAGTGAAAGCGAAGCAGGAATTCGGCAAGCCGCTGGAGATCCCGGCTATGAGTGCGGATAACTCGATCAACGTAGCGACCGTAACCGATGAGCAAATGATGGAAGTCCAGCAGGAAGTCATGGAATCCCTGCAAAAATTCGCAACTGAACACCAAGATTTGGTGCAGCTGTTCAGCATGTAA